The Lytechinus pictus isolate F3 Inbred chromosome 8, Lp3.0, whole genome shotgun sequence nucleotide sequence cggagtccgcaggtcaaaggtcacagctcattagatatgcgagttggtttccacatGATTATCATAAGTTCCAAATGAATAtttagaaatgtttttttatttgaattataatcaTGTGAATGATCACACATAGACATCTACTATGTATGGGAAATACCATGTATGTTGCGCGCCATGTTATATAGTGGTACACTGTGGGGGTACTGACCAATttttttgaacttttatcaataGATCTGCAAAAACATCAAGGTAAAAAGTCAAAAGCACGGGgcagaaaataaacattattcaatagctgtttttgaagtcagtactgctgctatatcgaatcgcgtatGATGGCGACACTGCAAGAGGCCTTCCACTTGTTAAAATGAATTGCAgaaaattgtctgatatttgtaaaagatgaatattcttatgaaatatgtgcttaattttttttatcatcagaAGTATCATCTGTATGtgtaatgaaatgttttaaaattacCTCGAAACAATGACCTATCAACCATatggtttgtttgattttacaggATCATTTCAAAAGATGCATGGTGATGAGGCAGCAATATCACAGTCATCAATGTGTCGAATCATCAAAGATGTGTCAGAAGCTATAGCAAGAAGGAAAAGGCAATACATGAAGTTTCCTTCGACAAGAGAAGAAGTTGAAGCAACTCAGCGACAGTTCTTCCAGTACTGCAGATTTCCAGGAGTGATAGGTGCAATTGATGGGACACATGTCTACATCAGGAGCCCTGGTGGGGATCAGGCAATATACTTCCTCAACAGGAAGAATAGATACTCGATCAATGTTCAGGTTAGATTAATTATACCCTTTCTTAGGCCCTTTTCACAATTAGTGCTGAGACTGCTTGCAACCTTTGTGATTGTGTGCGACATATATTGTGATCAAATGATTGCAATTGCTAATACAAGCAAATGTGAAAGCCACTTAAATTACTATAACTAGAACAATGTACTATTTTGTATAAAGTTTGgccaaaaaaaagaatgtgacattaattttctttcctaGGATTTCCTATCACTTCAGTTTCATTTATAGTAATTATTCGATTCGTATTTGATTGggcaatttttaaaatgagtagTTAATTCTGtagcatatatatatttttttttgtgcaaGTACTGAGCAATTGAAGCAGTGGAAGGGTGGGGTGATTGTTGGATAAATCAACCTAACATGGAAAGCACACCAATAATTTTTATGTGCATGCATGTTAAAATtgcattccaaatatgtgataaACTTGCAAAACTCAATTGTTGTGTGCTCCCATTGGATGTcccaaagaaaattgaaaattaagtgCCCAGAACAATATAGAGACAGTTATGAGTGTAAGATTTGATATTCCTCTTTTGTCTTCTGCTAGTTTGTTTGTGATCAGGCTGGGAAAATAACAAGCATCGTTGCCAGATGGCCTGGCAgcacacctaactccgcaaccgtaagtcacttttcaaccaaacttggatggtagatgtacttaggcgacctgcatattatgctgcagtcggaggtcacatggtaaggtcaaagtgtTCAAAGTTTTTGTAGAAATGTACCAAACCCGACGGTGCTCTCACTCCATGATGTGTCACTGCATCGTAGCAATCCAGTCGGATTTGAAATGGTCTACACATGTTGAATATATGGTCAAGAGCGCAAATAGTCGTTTATATGTTCTTCgcactttgaaatatcatagtcTGTAATTTCAGGACCTTATAGTTGTATATACTAGTTTCGTGAGACCAGTTGTTGAATATGCTGTACCTGTATGGTCAGGAGCACTAACAAAACAACAAGTACAAGTCATCGAACGTATTCAGAAACGTGCCCTTAGAATCATTTTTGGAGCAGCATATTCTTCATATGAGCATGCTTTACTCCAGTCAGAACTGATGTCTCTTGAAGATAGATGGATCAAACTCTTTGTCTTGCGTTTGCGAAGTCTATGCAAATCCCCACGTCTAAACTGTATCACCTTCTACCTCAAAATAGGACTTGTCAATATCAGACTAGAAGCTTGGCCGGAACAGTAGAGATGCGATGTCGAACTTCACGATATAGAAATAGCCCCTTGCCCTCGTTGATTCGGcaccttaaagagaaattccagtagttgcagtaaacactgatttcatgagaaagtctgtaaaacaaggcttaattgtcagtatatcatcgaggatctagatctggtacagttacataaactgaactttgtgaaatcttgaaatctacgctgaaaaatgttcaggctgaagatccccaacacagataagcgcacgtgggacagtgtataattattgcttcgaatatcgggcccgacgctctacccgaatcctgtgcttatttgctgatttctcagcaattacacaatttcttccagaatcctttggcacatatgttttatttatacaaacagacactttggtggtcatttcattggattctgtacgaactcattttgatatcgttaccaaaactagcatttacctttaactctAAAAGAATTGATTACAAGGAGtagttttttttgtatatatcttcCCCTAtcgttacatgtataataatatcaaactaCGAATGGCTGAGAATTAAAGAACTCATCATTCATTGGACTCttaaaatgtgatatcattaagagattgttttttataaaatgcAGATTACATACTAATTCTAATGTTGAGTTCTCTTTATGTTGGCGAACtcaagtttcatttcatttcattttactttgttaatcaaaatatttttctttcatatgagcAATTATTCACTGATATCTAGTCGTAAActtaatatttgaattgaagtcataaaaattgccaaaatatgtattattgcagcatattagattatcgttttttcccaaagtaatgtaattcagaatttaatatgtaaatgtgtttattaatttctctttgtatatatgtttaatcgttttatgatttctgtatacagtgaatactgaatcatttattttaattattatttatttatttttatttgtttattttttattcattttatatatattgtttatttcttaattttatcttattttttattcataaaatttacttataaaagggggccttcaccctacaagcactgctttttagttggtctccttccctttcgatttcatggtattattgtattataaaaaaatgatttaaatgttatattttgttataatgtatattgaactatcattgtaaatgtaaaaagattgaaagagaaaataaatgaattgaattgaattgaattgaattgcttcttcgcccttttctctctgtttcccttccaccatcaatttcttctcttctctctctctctctgcctctcttctctcttccacTATTTCTATTCCTTTCTGCTTTCCAATTCATTTCCTCTATCCactcatatttacatgtattttgaatatttttcaaatttttttattgatcagtgagtatcaatttaaatttatttatgatatacttTGTTACATATGTCTATATTGAAATTTGTTCGTAGTACTATAAGTTTTTTTACCttgttattgatgattttgtttgaaatgtaaattttcgcaattcggcttttgccgcaaagaaaggatttttaataaaccattttgaattgaattgaatttacaggtcaacattaaagtttatgtgcaaggctcttatgacaagtgttattccatcccagtcatttcacaatgaagtttcaatacaattatgttgtgtgccctcgcaaatcacgatatttctggttattttcatgagtgggcgagacacaatcACTGTTGCCATGTTTTATTCTAGAAATAGTAAGCttagtatgaaaaaaattattgaaaaaagctGGCCCGATTTGTCCAGGTCAGAAAAGGGCAACACAATTTTTGTTCAGGCCTTAAGTGAATGCATTCATACAATCTACCATGTGTTTGGGAGTACATGTTTAAATAGCAAATCAGCGTTCCTATTGTAAGGTAtctactgattaaaaaatatctgtaaaaaatttaagaattctgtaaacttgtttttttacagaaatgtgtaaatttacatgggaattttgtaaaagtacggtaattttacggaaaaggaatccgtaaaattacggattaaaaaaaaaaattccggcagcaaaatttccggacaaattttttttttcctttaattatttatacggaatcatgttaattcacgtaaattttctgtaaaatttccgtaaataatatccatattttacatgggaatttgtaaaagtacggtaattttacggaaaaggaatccgtaaaattacggacaaaaaaaaaaaattccggcagcaaaatttccggacaaatttttttttcccgttAATCATTTATACGGAATCATGTTAATTCacgtaaattttctgtaaaatttccgtACATAAAATCCGTATTTTACATGGGAATTTTGTAAAAGTACGGTAATTTTACGGAAAAGGAATCCGTAAAATtacggacaaaaaaaaaaaattccggcagcaaaatttccggacaaatttttttttccgttaattatttatacggaatcatgttaatttatgtaaattttctgtaaagtTTCCGTAAATAAAGTCCGTATTTTCAAGAATTGTAATTTACGGAATCTTGTATATTTTACAGAACTTTTCCATAAATTACCACtttctgtaaatttacggaaaaaaaaaaaagtccggAAATTCTGCTGCCGGACTTTTTCCGTTAAAAAACGGaaatttttctaacagtgtggGCTCTGTTAAATCTATTTGACTGAGGTTGTTTCTATTAATTTTAGGTCTCCTGacaaagttgatgatgatgacaatatctAGAAATCAGAGAGGGAGCACATAAGTAAGAATAATACAAAAAGGCAGTTATATATAGTATTACGTCTTAATGACACGCCTTTCTAGCATTAATAGGCATAACTCGGTTACTATACCAGCATGCCTGCTTCATGTAAATTGAAGTTATCTCCCTCTTCTTCACACAAATCATAATCTGTCCAATTTAGCTCCTCAGCAAATCTTAACATCAGAGAGTAAATTATATATTGTACTCACATATTAAGGTGTCCAAAATCAACTATATACATCAAGAATATCAGGATGAGACATCGATTACCGCTTTATGTAGGCACGTGCAGCTACAGCCAGTCTCATCTGCTCACTGCATGTATGAGCTTTTTCCTGCATGCAGTGAGTGTATGTCCACTGGAGCATATCGCTCCTCTTTAGCTACATTCCTTTTGTACCTGATTAATTTGCATTATAAAGAGAAGGTTATTTCTCATCCCCTCACACTCGCATGATTTCTTTTCACGAAACCCATGCTGATTGTCATGTAAgatattgttatcatttaaaTGACGAACAAGTTGTTTACAAACAATTCTTTTTAACAGTTTACAAACGTGCGAAGTCAAGGATATGGATCGATAATTACTGGGGTCTTCTTTATTGCCCCTTTTAAAAATGGGACACGCATTAGCACAGCGCCGATCTAAAGGCAAATATCTAGTTAATAGAGATATATTGAAAAGATCACAAAGCGACGGTGCAAGTTCAACGGCACCTTCTTTAAGAATACATGGGGCTAATCCGTCTGGACCTACATACTTTGTAGAATCAATGTTCTTAAGTAATTTACGTACATTTTCAACATTACAGTTAATATCGTTCATATCAGGTATATTACTGTTTTCTGTGCATTCAGGAATATGTATGTTACTGGGCAATCGAAACACGGATTCAAATTGTCTATTCAAAGCATCTGCCTTTTCCTTGTCATCATGTCTATCTGATATTGTTGTTTCTTTGTATATATCTGTtctaatttgttattttttatactttgcttttatatttttgtacattattatatttgtacattcatgtttttattgtgaatttcggaaaataaataaatacaaataaatacaaataaatgtcTGTAAACTATCGACCGGCGAGGGAAAAACTTTAATAGGAACTATTGTCCGTATGTATAACCCTGACTATCGGTCAATGGGTCttgcaattttcatgaatttttaatttcttgtaCTCCTTTTGCCagaaataatatgaataataatgaatagaCAAAACTTGTCAAAGGCCGCGTACATTCTCGTGCGCGTACGTATACATTTACGTGACCTTGACGTATGTACTAATTATGTAAAATTCATTCACCCCGGCTTGATGTGCGATATCTTTACATTATCTCACATTTACCTTTGGGCAGTATCTCCTCTTCTCGCGAGCGGAACACGATGTTATCATCGGATCGCTTGATACAGGCTTCCAGGATCTTAAGAAGAGCAATGTGTCTCTTAGAATCCATCTCGTGGTTCGAAGCTGTGTAGTTCTCAATGAAGAATAGACTTTTCCTCTCCATACCAGCTTTGGTGATGTCGCCAATGATCTCTTCCTGGTTCAAGATGCTCTTAGCGAAGGTCACAACCATGATCGGATACGAGcctgcatgatgatgatggtaatgatgacgatgattgtggtgatgaagatggttaaaagtggtgatgatgatgataacgatgaaaatcgggatgataataatgaaagtgATGTTGAATACGGTGATGATAATAACGAAAGTGGTGAGGGTCAtgatgattgtaaaaaaaagataatggtaatatataaatacaaatgtatttagtagtagtacactctaaattccaaggatttcaataaatccagatcggctgtggaTAGTGACCAGCCAAATGCTGCATTAATTTTAAATCTTTATGATTAACTttcaaatttccaaaaaattaatttcaaatcttttaagatttatattcaaatctacaacgtttaaaactaaatctaatattcggattgtcactattcacagccgatctgcatttgttttaaatccttggaattaaGAGTGTAGTACTTTGAGTAACAGTCTAGGAGACATACATGCATTACTGTAGTAGAAAAAAGAGTGGTAATTGGTGTAGTATTATATTTTACGCAATTTCTGAAGGTTTTCATCGCAAATAAGACAAGTGAAGTAGGTTTCATGGTACATTTATCTTTCTTGGGCtaatgttggtcctgaaaagcaCCACCCAAACTCCATGTTTTGACATGCACAGCAACATGGCAGAGTAAACTTTGGTCATTCAcctgaagacgacaagaacacacttgtcgaaacgtcgagtttGGGTGGTTCTTTTCACGACCAATATTTGATcgagaaagatacatggtgtatcATGAAACTTACTGCACTATGTTTTACGTATTACAAGTAAAGAAATGTAATGGTAATATCTTTTTTAGTTAAGACAACTTACCGAACTCGTTCCTGATTTTTGGTACAAGTAACGATAGGAAGTCACGACAATGTTGTATTCCAGTAGCAGAGCTaggaaataaaatacaaatgaaatgataacgatgatggtgacaatgttTGAGGTGACGCAGCGATTTATAATATTCAATAAGCACGAGGCGCCTGCCCCAAG carries:
- the LOC129263884 gene encoding putative nuclease HARBI1, giving the protein MDYLHHLHNLELLRELPLPRPRRGLRDARNPSESYEDGPFQDRYRMSKETVIYIINMLEAELKRDTQRNDPLPVYLQVLTALRFHAVGSFQKMHGDEAAISQSSMCRIIKDVSEAIARRKRQYMKFPSTREEVEATQRQFFQYCRFPGVIGAIDGTHVYIRSPGGDQAIYFLNRKNRYSINVQVRLIIPFLRPFSQLVLRLLATFVIVCDIYCDQMIAIANTSKCESHLNYYN